The genomic stretch CGTTTACAAAGGATTGTCTGGTTTGTCTAATATATTGTCAAACCCACTATAACTTTTATtcttggcagtaatgtagcttTGTATTGGAAGAAGTTACGTAATTTCCAAGcaacttttcttttctactGCTATTACTTACGTTTTAATGGTGGTTATCTCAATTTAGTAATCATTAGATTGAAACAAGCTAGTAGTTTTAGAATTTATGAACATAAAATCCTGAGCCcacacaacatgcacacacacagaattcacacacatttcagcTGTAATGCCTAAGAACATAAATTATCAAGCAAGTCAAatgaataattatgtttttattgcacAAATTATGCCCTGTCCCCTAAACTAGCCAGTCTCTGAAGCCTGGGAAATCTATTAAGGCTGTGCTATAGATCATCCCATCCACTGTGGCGTGTATATAGATCGGTCGGCTCATTTGAGGAATATTGAATCGGTTACAGTAAAGTAAGCCCCTGGATTGAGTCAAATGTAAAAATCCATGCATGTGTGAGGAGCTGTCAGTGTGTGCTGTAATGACGGATGGCGCTGGGTCTCTGTTTCAGCGAGAGGTGATAAAAAGCGGTATTATTAGTGCCGGGGAGGGACAAGGGGAGTgggggagaaacagagaaaagagaattGGACCAGATCCGTCAAATGATAAGAGCAATCAGTCAATCTGCGAGCGTTTCCGACGATGGAAAGTGTTATTTCCTCCCAGTGCAGTTTGGAGTCAAGGGTCGGTGGAGGGTCAAGAgtatgacctctgacctcgtGCTATAGTAAAGAGTGAGACACCAGTCATTCAATTATTGATTCATGGTCCTTTCAGTTTACCCGTGTTATTATCTATGGGACATGATTGGTTTCCAATTGCAGTGATTTGTAGTGAAAGTACTTTAACACAAAAGGACTGACAAGGACTTGATTAATAAGTAAAAATCATTTTTCTATAAAAGATATTGGAAATCTTCATAATGCAGACTATTTTCTCTCCGCAACATGAATATCACactgtaacattttcaaaaaaaaagaaaaaaaagaaatgagtaCTACTGAAATGAAGTATATATTATGGACTCCCCAATTTGATCATAAAAATTCcgtaaatatatgtataaccACACAACCTCATGCTTCACCCTGACATCTCTCCCTTTCTGCTTCCTGTCTCATCAAACAGATCCGTGGACCCCCTACCGGGCCGACCCCCATGCGCTCTGAGACTGACCCGCTCCGAGGTGCGAACTTCCGTCCCCCCAGCTGATAGAGCCTCCCGATCATTTTTATAGTCCCCATCCCTCGCTGTTTATGACTCTGCAGTTTGATTATAGCAAAGGGGGCTTGGAGAGGTAAGAGCCCCggagaggcacacacacacacacacacacacacacacacacacacacacacatcaaaggAGCTATGAGAGGAATGTGGACATTTGTCGTTTGTTGTATCATCCAGTACCAGCACTTATCTGCTTAATCATAAAGGACTGGCCTCGGAATGAGGCAGGAGGGACGCTGTGCTGGCCAAACAAACTATCCCCAACACTGTAATTGTTACTGGAGGGATGAGCCAGATTCATTTTGGCTGTAGGAGCTTACAAGGTACATGGGGGGTTTATTTGAAAAGAGAGCAGATGAACACTTTAACATTACAAGTCCAGGCAGAGGACAAACTGTTGCTGTTACGGCAAAGATGCATCTGAGTGATTCAGCTGCAGCTATTCCACTATTTATGCTCCTTAACATTACAGTTTAGATAACGCATTCCCTTTTTTATTGGGTTGAGTAGGGGTAGAATAAATAATCAGTTATATATGTTCTCTTGCATTACGTTATTTATAGACAGTCAAcaatattatgatatattatcAATACACTGTCATCAATTATCATGCTTGATTTGTGAAGGaacttattattttcattattgatcgATGTGCCAATTGTCTTCTTGATTAATGGATTAATTGTATGGTCTTTTTGtaagagaatgagagagaaaagcagcaaacccTCATTTTAGAGATTTCGGAAccaaatatttctgttttattatacatatttttttctggattgttttgtatttatgtagtgtatttatattttaatcaaGACAAATTTACTAAGAACTAATGCACTCAAATCAGTGCTAATGCTAAAAATATTCCTATTTTAGAAGCATTTCATGTTTAGGGCATGTTTTCCTCCTTAATAGTACAGATGTATTTGGGTTTTGTAGATGTCTGCCTTGTAGTATATCGTATCACAGAATCACCTGTGATGTACTACCATTGTAATCACCGGTCAGTGTGGTCAACTATATGAGAGGCCACATAAAGTGCATGTACATGTTTACCTTTGGTTCAACTACAGGTCTAAAAATATGTAGTTCTTTATGACATCAGCTGCACACATCTTAAAAGCACCTatgcttttttctgtttgtggttgAGGTCGGAAAAACTGAATCACAACACTGATATATTCCACCCTGCTGCTGTAGCAACAAAGTGACTGAGCTGTAGTTACAGTGTTGAGATACACAACACTTTAATTAAGTCACAGGATCTCGCccccctcctttttctctctctctctctctggccctGAGAGTCAATCAGCCTCTCTGCCCTTCGTTTCCCCTGTGTGGGAGGCCGGTGTGCGGGCCTGAGTAGCTGGGAAAGTCCCATGATTTATGGCCCTTTGCAGGCCTGACTGCCCCTCACCTCACCGATGATAGAGCCAGAGGTAACGAGGACTGGTTGCTCCAATCCACTCTTCTATTTGCTAAATCCAATTTTATTCATTTGGGATTTAACGGCACTTCACACCGTTTGCCATGTGATGCACACACTATTGGTAGATAAAATTGGAAAGATTTATCAGAGCACTTCTATGTGTAATTGGGTATATTTCTTACAGGCTGAGCGATAATCACACGGATTAGGTGTTAATGATTAAGCACTCCAAAGGAAGAGATGGGGCATTTTTATTCTAAGTCTCACATGGTAGGGTTTCATTTCcttattcattactttttttccctctcttttgaTGTATGCTCCACAGAGCCTTGTAAAAGTGTTGGACGCATTTGCACGAGCAAATCGAAAGTAGCTTCAACTGAATTACGGTCGCTACAAAATTCTGTTGTGGCTTAATATTTACTTTGCGACTCTTGAGCGTGGTCAACTGTTCAACACAACTATATCAACAATATTCAAGTGTACTGCATTGCCGATAACACACTACGACATGAGACAGAAGCCCGTGTTGAATCATCATGAGGCTTGCCACACTTGTTTCGGTCTCCATCGGAGGATCAAGCAACTCTGACATATTAAAATCAACCAACCCTACATACATAGAGGGACGCACACGAACACactcaccagcagcagcagcagcagggcagTAACTCAAGGCCAAAGGAggaggtttattttttatcatggGTAAAGGCGCCAAATCATGTTGGTATGAAGGGGgctatataaatgcaaattGTATTGGAGAGCTATTAGTCCTGGAAAAGGTTTGTATGTAAATGCCCTATAGGACCACGGCGGAGCACTCGGCCAGTTCAGATTAGTGGGGTTTGTGGCAAAAGTGttgcaaaagacaaaacaacaaaaaaaaataggcagAATATGCAATTGCCTTGTGGTAAATCATGGTGAACAAGGTGAGCGGCTGAGTAATTGAATGACTGAGGTGTTTCTGTATGGTTTATTGTGTATGCAAGATAGATGTATAGAGGACTGTTAACTGTGTCCATTTGTAAGTGTCCAtgctttatggtcattttgttcATGGTACAGATTTGTATCTGTATCTAAGCAGAACAGAGTGAGGCCATGAGAAGCTTTGTGAACGTGTACATTTGCTAAATGTTGAAGCATCTCTAAATGAATTACTTCTGATGAATGCCTTATGCCTCAAGCCTAGACTTTTGTGGTTGGCAATAGAGCATACTATGATGACTGGAGAAAGGATTGGTGATTATGAAAGGAACAAATCAAATATGACACAGGATGCCACAACATTCGTGGCAAATTGTAGATTTAATAATCAGGCATTTGATTGTGAGAGACAACCCCAGCGCAAGGTCGCCCTCTAGCTTCAAGTACAGAGACTCACAGTCATATGACACAGGTCAGTCATGAAACCAGCACTCATAATACAGAATTGTATTCATGCCTACATACCAAGTACCAAgtgccacatttaaaaaataactgtaTGCTGAACAAGCAGTTTGAATAAAACTTTTTACAGTATTCACATTATAGGATATACATTGACAGGGTTAAGAAAGTTAACATCACTGTCTTAAAAACTTCtactttgtttttatactgCCAAGTGAAGACAGACTGACAAAAGTggttcataaaaataaaaacaattattgtcCTTGACATAAAATTACAGCGGaggtaaaaatgtaaagtgcAACTGCAGTTGTTCACGGATCTTTTGCTTTCTGAGTTATTTCTTTCGAGATGTTATATTTCTGCAAACCCAGGTCATTCCATCCTGGAAAGAAGCAGACAAAGTGTTCATGCTgtttatatttcaattttacAAGCCAGGGTTTAATGCTGATTTTCAGGGTACTATAATTAGTCGAAAATAAGACATATTCATTTTCCTCAACATTTACATCAACATTTTCCTACTGTGGCTGGTGATGACATTCTCATAGGAGCCATTTCTACATACCCACCGTAGACACAACAGCAAAGCCTCTTTGGTTGTTAGAAACATGCTTAACTTCAGACCTTTAATCCGAGCAATCTTATAAATAGCATGTAAAGTTTGAGTCCTGTTCTCAGTTCAACAACCACAGTAGGCTGAGAACAACAGAAAGTTACTGCAAAGTTGCTGCTGGCTTGTCagtattaacaatattaacattttgttgTCGGTTGAGCTGTCGTCCTATTGTATATcctaagaataaaaataaatacaaatcacaTGTGTGCTTGATCCTGTGAGTTCTCAAACTGATTGCCGAGGTCCCACTGCAGCCCACCCTGTCTCAACCCTTGCTGTGTTTGCAGACCGTGTGTTTTGTATCTACCTGCACTCCTTCAGCAGTGACTGCTGAGCAGGCCTGGACCTGCCACATTCGATCCCGGATAATGTGCAGATTGAGACTCTCTGCCAGCTCAGACGCTGGGGAGGCCGTCATCAGGTCCTGCTTGTTGGCAAAGATTAGCAGTGGCACAGCAGCAAGCTTTTCCTCCTCCAGCAACTCAGACAGCTCCTTTAGGAATGGACACACAAGGGTTGTCAGTGACGTATGTGAACTAAATGATATTGACTTTTTGGCTTCAATTACATCCAACACCATCAGAAAATATGGTTAAAATGGAGTCTGCACTCCTACAATGAGAATATTTTCCTTATTAATCACACTGAAAATATCTTATCATTGCACTCCTTTAGAGAAACTGTAATATGTATCTCACCAGGCTTGTCTCTTCCAACCTTTTCCTGtctgagctgtcaatcacataGATCTGTAAACAACACAGTCATAGATTTTACCAAAACGGTTCATAACATGCGTGACagattttgaatttgtttaatTCTGGCTATTGTAACAACCAGTTTAAGTTAAGGTAGCCTACCAGTACATCTGTGTTCTCAAAATAATTCCTCCAGTAGGGGCGGATCTTGCGCTGACCTCCTATGTCCCAAACATTCAACTTGAAGCCAGATGATTGAACGCTCTTAATATTGAAGCCCTGTTGAAAGATGATATAGATCAttcttaattaattattttacacagGTGAATTAAAGCCTGATTTGGAAATCTGTGAGACTTGAAAATGAAGAATCCATCAATgagataaaatgtgtgtgtgtatatttgtacttGTGTGGGGATGATGTGGCTGATATCTTCTGCTGCAAGCTGTTTCAGCAGAGTGGTCTTGCCGGCATTGTCCAAGCCGAGCAACAGTAAGCGCACCTCCTGTTCTGGAGACTGCTTCAGCCTCCGAAGAATGGACAACAGGCCCTTCAGGTGGATCAGAGTGCATGTTAGAGGTGATGGACTTCAATGGGACAGCATGTTCAAAAGGTGACAGAAGGAAACCTGCATGCCTTTTCATAATGTTGTTACATGGCCTAAGCTGTTATGTTCAAAAGGTGACATAAGGAAACCTGCATgcctttccataatgttgttaCATGGCCTAAGCTGTGTCGGGTAAAGTGCCCAGGCCAGCAAGGCGTTGGGTTGGCAGAGGAAACGCAGAGTGTACAGGAGGTTTAACAATCAGCCCACACCAAGAAGCATCTAGAGCTTGAGTACTTAGCTGTTGGCCGCTTGCAGTGACCTAGACATGTATCAGGCCAAAGGCTCTCATTGGCCAAGATTAAGCATGTGCACAATGAGTGGGTTGAGTCCAGAGGGTGGTGAGGAAGGTTTTAGCTCAAGCCATTTACCTTGCTGTGTGTTCTGTTAATATGACAATGCTGTCTCTGCACTCTGTGACATGTAACATGTGCACTGTGCCGAATAGAAACAACTGATTTTCAACTGATTTTCTGTCAATAGACAAATGGACCAATAATCATTTCAGCAGATTTCATAACACatctttaataaatgttttgaaactcccttttttttcctttggctTTTTCGTGATTTTGTAACtttataatttttgtttttt from Anoplopoma fimbria isolate UVic2021 breed Golden Eagle Sablefish chromosome 14, Afim_UVic_2022, whole genome shotgun sequence encodes the following:
- the LOC129102803 gene encoding ADP-ribosylation factor-like protein 3 — its product is MRPSPLTCTLIHLKGLLSILRRLKQSPEQEVRLLLLGLDNAGKTTLLKQLAAEDISHIIPTQGFNIKSVQSSGFKLNVWDIGGQRKIRPYWRNYFENTDVLIYVIDSSDRKRLEETSLELSELLEEEKLAAVPLLIFANKQDLMTASPASELAESLNLHIIRDRMWQVQACSAVTAEGVQDGMTWVCRNITSRKK